The following are encoded together in the Panicum virgatum strain AP13 chromosome 6K, P.virgatum_v5, whole genome shotgun sequence genome:
- the LOC120639253 gene encoding uncharacterized protein LOC120639253 — protein MAAIPAAESVLMGLKSEEGLAVAFVSARTILNDVVKALEGSMPSYSFSSVDGLYVAIGFLVVLLRDEIYDFTLLEAIGDAAPTKDKAEEAAAKALISAAKREFGVVVSDFSFKEEEALRKENEILRKNNLMLRSGWVQSVDHLEMLQKTLESITVDVLGSCPRISIGQLTHKAAVWAEENVSGATTAVQEMACESMAEN, from the exons ATGGCCGCCATTCCTGCTGCAGAAAGCGTACTCATGGGTCTGAAATCTGAAG AAGGACTTGCTGTTGCTTTTGTTTCTGCTCGCACGATTTTGAACGATGTGGTTAAGGCTTTGGAGGGCTCCATGCCTTCCTATTCGTTTAGCAGCGTTGATGGCCTTTATGTGGCGATTGGTTTTTTGGTTGTCCTCTTAAGAGATGAGATATATGATTTTACTCTTCTTGAGGCAATCGGAGATGCAGCGCCGACGAAGGACAAAGCAGAGGAGGCCGCAGCGAAAGCACTCATTTCTGCAGCAAAGCGCGAGTTCGGTGTTGTGGTGAGTGATTTCAGCTTCAAAGAGGAAGAAGCTCTCCGGAAGGAGAACGAAATCCTTCGCAAGAACAACCTGATGCTTAGATCTGGTTGGGTTCAGTCAGTTGATCATCTGGAGATGCTTCAGAAAACCTTGGAATCCATCACGGTGGACGTTCTTGGCAGCTGCCCAAGGATTTCCATTGGTCAACTCACTCATAAGGCTGCTGTCTGGGCTGAGGAGAATGTttcgggtgctacaactgcggtgCAAGAGATGGCCTGCGAGTCCATGGCTGAGAACTGA
- the LOC120713525 gene encoding uncharacterized protein LOC120713525 codes for MGGVTYQRLLSSGSQRPSHGGGGVRARARAWVLLRWAAVRLGCVARRRYWCGGARARRLAWAGLCGRASAAAPERRGRRSSAAAAAGAGVVVGYDSASYARNFDDGAWKAEEGVSWAGPGGAFPPRASDGDAAAAAGDSLPSSTC; via the coding sequence ATGGGAGGAGTAACGTACCAGCGGCTGCTCTCGTCGGGGAGCCAGCGACcgtcccacggcggcggcggcgtgcgggcgcgggcgcgagcgtgggtgctgctgcggtgggcggcggtgcggctgggctgcgtggcgcggcggcggtactggtgcggcggcgcccgcgcgcgGAGGCTGGCGTGGGCGGGGCTCTGCGGGAGGGCCTCGGCCGCCGCACCGGagaggaggggaaggaggagctcggcggcggcggcggccggggccggggtggtggtgggGTACGACTCCGCGAGCTACGCGCGCAACTTCGACGACGGGGCGTGGAAGGCCGAGGAGGGCGTGTCCTGGGCCGGCCCCGGCGGTGCGTTCCCGCCCCGCGCCAGCGACGgcgacgctgccgccgccgccggtgattcACTTCCGAGCTCTACTTGCTAA